The following is a genomic window from Sinorhizobium fredii NGR234.
CGCGTCAAGCCCAGCCGGCCTTGTTGGCCGCCTAATAAAAGAGATGCTAGAGCGGGTCGCGCAGCCGCCGCGCGCCAGTTGTCCGCGGACAACTTTGTTCGGCGATACTCATGAAACCGTGCCGCCCGTACGGCTAAACGGACCCCTTTGCCAAGCGTTTGTCAATCGGCATCGAATCGGAGCATAGTATAACTGCGCAGATTCGCTGCTAATGCCGATTTTTGCGCAGTTTTCGGAGATCATGATGTTGCAGCCAAGAGTCCAGAGCGTCGATGAGCAGGAGCATTTGCCCTCCCTGCTTTCTGCCGACGCCCAGGAACTTGCCCATCAACTCCAGGAACATCAGAAGAAAATCTTCTCCCCGACGGCACAGAAGACCATGCGGCTCTTCAGCCCGGCGGAGGCGGCCGCCTTCATCGGAATCGGCGAAGGCTACCTGCGCCAGATCGCCTCAGAAGGCCACGGCCCGCAGCCGCTGTCAAACGGCCGGCGCATGTATGCGGTCGAGGACGTCGAACGAATCCGCCGCGTCCTCGACGAGGGGGCCAAGACGGGCAAATACATCCCGCACCGCCGGCCGGGCGAAAAGCTGCAGGTCATTTCGGTGATGAACTTCAAGGGTGGGTCGGGCAAGACGACGACCTCTGCCCACCTGTCGCAATATCTGGCGTTGCGCGGCTATCGCGTGCTGGCGATCGATCTCGATCCGCAGGCGTCGCTTTCGGCGCTTTTCGGCCATCAGCCGGAGCTCGACGTCGGCGAGGCTGAGACCCTCTACGGCGCCATTCGTTACGAATCTCCTCGCCCGATCGCCGATGTGGTGCGCTCGACCTACACGACCAACCTCCATTTGATCCCCGGCAATCTCGAATTGATGGAGTTCGAGCACGAGACCCCGAAGGCAATGATCGGCGGCTCGGCCGAGACGCTGTTTTTCGCGCGGATCGGCGAGGTGCTGACGGAAATCGAGAGCTTCTACGACATCGTCGTCATCGATTGCCCGCCGCAGCTCGGCTTCCTGACGATGTCGGCGCTCTGCGCGGCAACCTCGGTCCTCATTACCGTCCACCCACAGATGCTCGATGTCATGTCGATGTCGCAGTTCCTGTCGATGACCAGCGAACTCATGGCCGTCGTCGAGAAGGCCGGCGGCCGCACCAGCTATGACTGGATGCGCTATCTCGTGACGCGCTTCGAACCGAATGACGGCCCGCAGAGCCAGATGACCGGCTTCATGCGGGCGATCTTCGGCAATCGCATGCTGCACAATGCCATGGTGAAATCGACCGCCATTTCGGATGCCGGCGTCACCAAACAGACGCTCTACGAGGTCGAACGCTCGCAATTCATCCGCGGCACCTATGACCGGGCGATGGACTCCCTGTCGCTCGTCAATGCGGAGATCGAAGAGATGATCCGCAGCGTCTGGGGAAGGAAGTAAGCGATGGCCCGCAAGAACCTGATCGGCATCTCCGACAGCCCGGCTGCTCCGCCTGACGGGGAACGGCCGGCCGTCGAGCGGCCGATCGCCGGCCTTGCCCCGGGGCCTCGAACCAGTGCGCTGGTCGGCGGCATCACCAGATCGCTGTCCAATATTACCCAGAAGGTCGAGCGGGCCGAGGAGCTGGAACGCCAGCTGGCGCAAGGCCACGCGATTGTCGAGCTCGAACCGTCGCTGGTCGATGCCTCGTTCATCATCGACCGCCTCGGCGTGACGCCCGAGACGCAGGCTGCGCTGGTCCAACAGATCCGCGACCACGGACAACAGGTGCCGATCCTGGTGCGACCGCACCCGGAGGCCGAAAACCGCTACCAGGTGGCTTATGGCCACAGGCGGCTGGCGGCGCTGCGCGAGATCGGCGGCAAGGTCAAGGCCGTCATTCGCGAGCTGAGCGACGAGCAGCTCGTCATTTCCCAGGGGCAGGAGAACAACGCCCGCACCGATCTCTCCTATATCGAGCGGTCGCTCTTCGCGACTCGGCTCGAGGACCGCGGCTTTTCGCGTGAAACCATCATGTCGGCGCTCGGTGTCGACAAGGCGGCGCTGTCGAAGATGATCAGCGTCGTGCGCCGCCTGCCCGTCGAAATCATCGAGGCGATCGGTGCCGCGCCCTCCTTCGGCCGCCGGCGCTGGATGGAACTGGCCGACCGGCTTGAGCATGACGGACGTCGCGCCAAGGCGCTCGCCCACATCAGGCAAAGCCCGTTTATGGAAATGGACAGCGACCGGCGCTTCGAAAAACTCTTCGTCGTCCTGGCTGAAGCCAGGGGGCGGGCCAAGGCAGAGGCCTGGCTGGCGCCCGACCGGACGCGTCCCGTGCGCATCCGCGACACCGATACGGAGACGACGCTCGCCTTCAGCAAGGCGGCGGCACCGGGCTTCGCAGAATTCGTGAGGGGGAGGCTTGAGTCTCTCTACCTCGAATACCAACAGGAAACAGGAGACTAGGCAGAGCAAAAGAAAAAGGCTTCCGAACGACTAGCGCTGCGGAAACCCTTCTCTCGTGTAGCAACTAGAGATTCCCATTTCCGCGAATCAGTGTCAAGCGTTTTTGGCGTCGTTTCGGCGAACGGATTTCTTTTGCCTTGGAAAAGGTGAAGAAAAATGGAACGTGGGAATGTGACGACGCCTTTCGGGCGCCGGGCGATGACGCTTGGCATGCTCGCAAGGCAGATCGCTGCCGGCGATATTCCGCCGAAGCAGTCGGTCGACAAATGGAAATTGTTTCGCACGGTTTGTGAAGCGAAGTCGGCGATCGGCGTCTCCGATCGCTCGCTTGCCGTGCTCAATGCTCTGTTGAGCTTCTATCCCGGTGCCGAACTCTCGAGCGAAAACGGCCTCGTCGTGTTTCCCTCGAATGCGCAGCTTTCGCTTCGCACCCACGGCATGGCCGGCACGACACTGCGCCGCCATCTCGCCTGCCTCGTCGAAGCGGGCCTGATCGTTCGCCGCGACAGCCCGAACGGCAAGCGCTACGCCCGCAAGAGCCGCAACGGCGCGATCGGCGAAGCCTTCGGTTTCGATCTCAGTCCACTGCTTGCCCGAACGGAAGAGTTCAGGGCGGCCGCTGCGAAGCTTGCCGCCGAAAAGCAGCATCTCCGTCTCGTCCGCGAGCGTCTGAGCCTCTGCCGACGCGACATTGCAAAGCTGCTTGACCTCAGCCGGCAGAGCAATCCGGATGCAGATTGCCAAGCCTTCGAGTCCGCGTTCGGGCAGCTCAATGCCGGTCTGCCGCGCAACGCACCCGTCGGATTCCTCGAAGCACTCCTCGAAAAACTTGGGAAACTCCGCGAGCAGCTCACCAATCGATTGGAAATATTGCTGAATTCGCAAAAAACGGCCACCAATGATCACCAGAATGGACGGCACAAACAGAATTCAAATCCAGACTTCCAATTTGAATCTGAACCGGGCTTGGGAAAAGACGGGGAGGTCAGCCTGGCGGATGATTGCAGCCGAACGGAAAGCGCCGGCCGGACAGGGAAACCTCATCAACAGCGGCCGGACGAGACCTCTTCCCGGCTGCCGGACAGCGTTTCCCCCGCCCCGCCTGTCGACCGGCTTCGCCGCCAGATCCCCCTGCCCGCGGTTCTTCAGGCCTGCCCGCAAATTGCCGATTATGGGCCATCCGGCCGCGTGGCGAACTGGAAAGACCTGATGACCGCGGCGATCGTGGTGCGGACGATGCTCAATGTGAGCGCCGATGCTTTTGAGGATGCCTGCTTGGTTCTCGGATACGAGAATGCCGCGACCCTCATGGCCTGCATTCTCGAACGAGCCGATCGGATCAACTCGCCTGGCGGCTATCTCAGGGATCTCACCCAACGCGCAAGGCAGCAGGCCTTTTCGCTGGCACCGATGGTTGGCGCCTTGTCCCAGGCAAGGAGGCAGGGCTTAAGGGGGTCACAGTCAGCTTAACGCAACACTGCTTCCCTCCCCGTTCAAGACGTAAGGTTGTGAGAATACGCATCACGGCCTGCGTTTGGGAAGGCGTGCGCCGCTGTAGCAGATGCAATTGGGATCAAACTACTCGCGCATAGCGAGCGACCACTCGCCTTAGTGCGAAAGGAGTAATTGAATTTTACCGGAATAGGCGCTGAATACCACCAGGGGCATGCTGTAAAAGGCGAATCCCTTTCAGCCGGCCTCAAGTAACACAGTTAGTGACCGGGTTCGATGCGCCTCATTCTTGTCAACGATGTCTCCATCATTCGCGGCGGTGCCACCAAGGTGGCATTGCAGTGCATCGATGCGAGCAGGCAGGCAGGGCTGAATTGCGCCATCCTGGTCGGCGACGACGGCGAAGGACTGATGCCGCGCTTTGCCGGCATCCGGACGGTTGCGTTAGGCCAGCGACCGCTTCGCGACGGTCCTACCTTCACCGACGTCTTCGAGAAGAATTACAACCAGCATGCCTACGATGCGCTGGACGGTCTGCTGAAGGAAACGGACGAGGAGACCGTCGTGCATGTGCACGGCTGGTCGCAGATTCTCTCGCCGTCGATCTTCTACGCACTCGCCAAACACAAGGCCAAGGTCATCGTCACGGCGCATGATTTCTTCCTGAGTTGTCCGAACGGAGGGCTGATCAATTTCCAGAGCGGAGCCGTCTGCGATGTCCGCCCGATGTCGGCAGCATGTCTGACGACCAATTGCGACAAGCGAAACTATCTCCACAAACTCTGGCGCTTTCGCCGCACTCTGACCCAACGCGGCGTCGGCGAGGAGTTCTGGAGCCGCGTCGGCATCGTGCTGGCGCATGAAAGCATGGAGCCCTTTCTGCACTCGGGCCCGTTGCAACATTTTATCACCCTGCGCACACCGACCGAGCCGTTGACACATACGCCCGTGGAGGCCTGGCGCAATCACCGCACCCTCTTCTTGGGGCGAATGTGCTGGGAAAAGGGCGTCCGCACGCTCGCCGACGCCTTGAACAAGACCGGGCGAACGGCGACGCTGATCGGCCGCGGACCGCTGCTCGACGAAATGCAGCGGGCTTTGCCGCATTGTTGGGTGCCGGGCTGGCTGGCCGATGAAGAGGTAACGACGCTGGCGGGGCAAGCGCGCGTCTTCATCATGCCGTCGCGCATGCCCGAACCCTACGGACTGGTCGCCGCCGAGGCGCTGATGTCCGGCATTCCCGTCATCATCAGCAGCAATGCGCTGATTGCCGCCGAAGTAGAGCGGTACGACGCCGGGCTGGTCTTTAGAAGCGGTGATGCCGGCTCGCTGGCGGAAAGCTTGGCGAGCACCGATGACGACAGGCTGATGCAGAGACTTTGCGAAGGCGCGCTCGGGCTTGGCCAGCGGATCGCGCCCAGCAAGGCGGAATGGGGCCGGCGCATGGTCGATATCTATACAGGCAGAAGCGGCCTTTTCGCTCAATAAATGGAAAAAATCACATGGCGCGGGCTTTGGTGACGGGAGGCTGTGGTTTTGTTGGAAGACATCTGATCAAGCGGCTTTTGACCGAGGGGCTGGATGTCGTCTGCGTCGATCCGCTCGTGGAAGGGACGGGGGCACGGCATCCCGATCTCTGGCAGCGCTTTCCCGGGTCGCGCTTTGCGTTCTTCGAGGAAGATTGCCGGAGTTTCTTTTTTCGCCCTCTTGAACATTTCGACTACGTCTTCCATCTTGCCGCGCTGGTCGGCGGCCGTGTCACGCTGGAGGCACGCACCCTCGACGTTGCCGAGGACCTGGCGGTGGATGCCGAATTGTGGAAATGGGCGGCACGCGCCAAACCCGGCTGTGTCGTGTTCTTCAGCTCCAGCGCAGCCTACCCCGTTTCGCTACAGACGCTCGCCAACCATCGGCTGCTTTCGGAAGATATGATTTCTTTCGAAGCCGCCATTGGCGTGCCCGATCTCAGTTATGGTTGGGCGAAACTGACCGGCGAATATCTGATGAAGCTTTATGTCGAGCGCTACGGCAACCGCGCAGTCGCCTATCGGCCGTTCAGCGGCTATGGCGAGGATCAGGATCTTGCCTATCCGTTCCCCGCTATTTGCCGTCGCCTGCTCGATGAAAGAGGTGCTGCGGAAGTCTGCGTCTGGGGTTCGGGCCGGCAATGCCGGGACTTCATCCATATCGATGACTGTATCGATTTCATTTGGCAAACCAAGGAACTCCTGCCGGATGGCGCCAGCCTCAACCTTTCGACCGGTAGAGCTACCTCCTTCATGAAATTGGCCGAGATCATCGCTCGTCAGATCGGCTGGAATCCCGTCGTCAACGGCCTCCGCGATCGCCCGGAAGGCGTCTTCTATCGCTGCGGCGATACCGCCTTGCAGCGCTCCTATGGGCTTGCCCCGCGCGTCAGCCTGGAGGAAGGGATTGCGCGGATGCTCGATCATCTGCGCATGGAATTCGACACCTGTTCTTAACGAAATGGCGGTTATCATAACTCGTTGACGGAAAAGCTCCCCGGTTCGCCACACGGAAGCTAACTCGCCAATCGTTTCCGCTACATCGGTTTAAGAATTTCGGCCCTTCCCCGGGACGCCCAAGGTGTTGTCCACGTCTTTTCAGTCCACTTTGCGGAAAGCGCGACTGGAGACCGAGATGGAGTTCTGGCAAGGGTCTTTGGTATTGGCGAACTGATAGCCGTCCGCTTGGTGTATGGGGCCGAATTCAAGTCCATTCTCCTTCGAGCGCCGGCAGAAAGCCTCGACGTCCTCCACGTCGAAGACGAGCTTGATGACCGACTGGCCAGCACGCTGCCCCTTCGCAGCCGGATGAAGCATGAGTTTGGCACCGCCGTCCCGGGAGCACAGTTCCACAATCCGATCACCTGGGTGACGGCTTATCTCGAAGCCAAAGTGCTTCTCGTAAAAGCGCGCTGTCTCGTCGACGGCTCGGGCATAGATAATCAGCCTGCTGAGCGGCACATCGCTTCCTTCTCGCAAACGGTCACCGGTGAGACACGGGGCAAAGCAGTCCAGCCTCCAAGCCCTGTTGACAGCTGTCAACTCGATCCGGCAATCACTCGCGCCAATGCTCGGCCACCCAGCCGGTCGGTCGAATATAGTGGCGCAGATATCGGAACGGGTTTCTCTCTCGGCGCTCCGGAGAAAACAGGCCGCGGACGTGGCCGAGCGGCGTGGCGGCACGGCCCTTGTAGCCGAACTGACCGTCGATCGCGTGCTGCGGCAAAAGCCCGCGCGGGAAGAGAACGATCCGGGCATCGGCCGGCAGGCGCGGCGCCAGATAGTAGTTCAGCGGAAACGGCCAGCGGCAGTCCTGTCGGAAGTGCAGGACATGACGTCGCGGGAAGAACTTGGCCCCGCCCGGCGCGTTGCGCGTCACGAAGCGCTGCTCGAAGCGATACTCGTCGGCGACACCTTGGGGATCGGTCCGGAACTTCTCCTGCAACGGCACGAGCTTGCCGACCGGGAAGCGGAACACCGACGTCTGGCCGAGCCGCTCGAAGGGCGTCGTCTGGTTGACGGCGAGCACCACGTCATCCGGCCCGCCCGCCTCGAAGAAACTGTCGAGCGACCCGACGATGACGACGTCGAGGTCGAGGAACAGCACAGGTCCTTTGAGATTGCCAAGCTTCGGTCCCCAGAGCCGCGCCTTCGGCCAAATTCCCTTGGTGTTGGTCGGCATCTCGACATCGAGCGGCGGCAGGTCCTCGCAGAGAATTTCCGGGCGGAGGTTTTCGCGGCTGTCGGTGAAGCAGGTAAAGGTGAAAGGCGGCGTGATGTTGCGCGCCACCATGGCATAGAGCCTGTTGATGAAGGGGGCGCCATATTTGGTGCCCCAGCTGATGCAGATCACCTGCTTGACGCCGCCGCTTGCCGCCAGAACGCTTGCCATCGATTGTCGCTTCTCTCGTATCCGTGCCTGCCGAAAGCGCCTTCCCGAACTGGCGTTCGGACCGCCGGAACCGATGGTGTGGCGGATCTGCAGACGATCGATCAAACCCCGGGTGACTTAAAGCAGGAATTGCCGACAGCTGGCAAGATGCGGCGCCGAGGCAGTATCGGGCGGACGCGGTTCGACACAATTGGCGCAAGGGGAGGGGCACATTTAGCGGCGCCCGGCGGAATCGAAGTTGACAGCTGTCAACGGAGGCAGACAGGACACCGCGGAATGAAGGGGCGCTTGGTTCGCGAATGCTTGGTCGCGCCCCGTAGATGCGACGGGCTGGGGGATGCCAGACCGGACAGATGCTGTTGACAGCTGTCAACTCGATCAGCCACTGACCACGTCGCCCCGAAAAGCAGGGAACGCCGAGCGTTGGTGTCCGGAAGCAAGCTTCGCGAAATACCAGTGGGCAACGATCCGTCACCCTGTGACGGAAGGAAATTGCGTGTTAGCTTCCGTATCAGCGAAAGGCTTCATCTTTATAATGAGATACGAAACACCCGATCCGCTTCATCCAGCGCTGCTTCCGGGCCTGATCGCCGCGGAGGACGGGCTTGCTCGTCTCGATGAACGCGCCGCCCGCCACGCCGTTGCCGAGGGGTTTCGCGAACGCGGCCAGTTCTTCGACGCGGCGGCCGCCCTTTGGGTGGCGGGCGAACTCGTCCATGTCGAGGATCTCGTTTTACACGATTCGCACATGGATGCGCGAGCACCTTCTCACGAATTGACGATCGCCCACGCCGTTTTGCGAGCCCGGCGCCGCCTCGACCTCGCCGAGCCGGGCTGGGCGCTAAGCCTCTCCGGGCTGAATGCGCTGCGGGGAGAGCAGGGGGCTGTTCCCGCCAATGGCGGCCGCTCGGAAGCGCCGGATCACCCGCCGGACCGCGAGGAAGCGGGCGAAGCTGCTGTTGATGGCGAGGACAATCCGCTCGCCAATGAATTCGCCGAACTCGATGCGGCCATGGCGCGTTCGCAGCAGCTCCTGGATTTTCATGCCGGCAGCCTCGCTGAAGCCGCGTCGCCGCTGTCTGCGGAGAGGATGGCGCCGGAGAGGACGGCGGAGCCGACCGGCCAGCTCGGCCTGCTTTTCGACGAGGATTGGGACGAGGCGGCCCGGCTCGATGCCTGGCGTGGGGTTCTCGCGGCGGCCGATCAGTTGCCGGCCTGCCTCGGCGCCGCGGTGCTCTTCGATGCCTGGGAAAGGATCGAGCCGCTGCGCCGCCAGCATTGGCTCGGGTCGCTTCTCGTCGGCGCCTATCTGCGCTGTCGCGGCAAGGT
Proteins encoded in this region:
- a CDS encoding NAD-dependent epimerase/dehydratase family protein translates to MARALVTGGCGFVGRHLIKRLLTEGLDVVCVDPLVEGTGARHPDLWQRFPGSRFAFFEEDCRSFFFRPLEHFDYVFHLAALVGGRVTLEARTLDVAEDLAVDAELWKWAARAKPGCVVFFSSSAAYPVSLQTLANHRLLSEDMISFEAAIGVPDLSYGWAKLTGEYLMKLYVERYGNRAVAYRPFSGYGEDQDLAYPFPAICRRLLDERGAAEVCVWGSGRQCRDFIHIDDCIDFIWQTKELLPDGASLNLSTGRATSFMKLAEIIARQIGWNPVVNGLRDRPEGVFYRCGDTALQRSYGLAPRVSLEEGIARMLDHLRMEFDTCS
- the repB gene encoding plasmid partitioning protein RepB translates to MARKNLIGISDSPAAPPDGERPAVERPIAGLAPGPRTSALVGGITRSLSNITQKVERAEELERQLAQGHAIVELEPSLVDASFIIDRLGVTPETQAALVQQIRDHGQQVPILVRPHPEAENRYQVAYGHRRLAALREIGGKVKAVIRELSDEQLVISQGQENNARTDLSYIERSLFATRLEDRGFSRETIMSALGVDKAALSKMISVVRRLPVEIIEAIGAAPSFGRRRWMELADRLEHDGRRAKALAHIRQSPFMEMDSDRRFEKLFVVLAEARGRAKAEAWLAPDRTRPVRIRDTDTETTLAFSKAAAPGFAEFVRGRLESLYLEYQQETGD
- a CDS encoding VOC family protein: MPLSRLIIYARAVDETARFYEKHFGFEISRHPGDRIVELCSRDGGAKLMLHPAAKGQRAGQSVIKLVFDVEDVEAFCRRSKENGLEFGPIHQADGYQFANTKDPCQNSISVSSRAFRKVD
- a CDS encoding RHE_PE00001 family protein gives rise to the protein MRYETPDPLHPALLPGLIAAEDGLARLDERAARHAVAEGFRERGQFFDAAAALWVAGELVHVEDLVLHDSHMDARAPSHELTIAHAVLRARRRLDLAEPGWALSLSGLNALRGEQGAVPANGGRSEAPDHPPDREEAGEAAVDGEDNPLANEFAELDAAMARSQQLLDFHAGSLAEAASPLSAERMAPERTAEPTGQLGLLFDEDWDEAARLDAWRGVLAAADQLPACLGAAVLFDAWERIEPLRRQHWLGSLLVGAYLRCRGKVASHVLGFNTGLKTIRHERRRSKDRSARLNAFLEAMAVTADLGLKELDRLSLSRTQMEMRIKDRRSNSNLPGLIDLVLSRPIVSTAMIARHLGVTPRGALNLVRELGVREITGRGRYRGWGVI
- the repA gene encoding plasmid partitioning protein RepA, whose product is MQPRVQSVDEQEHLPSLLSADAQELAHQLQEHQKKIFSPTAQKTMRLFSPAEAAAFIGIGEGYLRQIASEGHGPQPLSNGRRMYAVEDVERIRRVLDEGAKTGKYIPHRRPGEKLQVISVMNFKGGSGKTTTSAHLSQYLALRGYRVLAIDLDPQASLSALFGHQPELDVGEAETLYGAIRYESPRPIADVVRSTYTTNLHLIPGNLELMEFEHETPKAMIGGSAETLFFARIGEVLTEIESFYDIVVIDCPPQLGFLTMSALCAATSVLITVHPQMLDVMSMSQFLSMTSELMAVVEKAGGRTSYDWMRYLVTRFEPNDGPQSQMTGFMRAIFGNRMLHNAMVKSTAISDAGVTKQTLYEVERSQFIRGTYDRAMDSLSLVNAEIEEMIRSVWGRK
- a CDS encoding glycosyltransferase family 4 protein, producing the protein MRLILVNDVSIIRGGATKVALQCIDASRQAGLNCAILVGDDGEGLMPRFAGIRTVALGQRPLRDGPTFTDVFEKNYNQHAYDALDGLLKETDEETVVHVHGWSQILSPSIFYALAKHKAKVIVTAHDFFLSCPNGGLINFQSGAVCDVRPMSAACLTTNCDKRNYLHKLWRFRRTLTQRGVGEEFWSRVGIVLAHESMEPFLHSGPLQHFITLRTPTEPLTHTPVEAWRNHRTLFLGRMCWEKGVRTLADALNKTGRTATLIGRGPLLDEMQRALPHCWVPGWLADEEVTTLAGQARVFIMPSRMPEPYGLVAAEALMSGIPVIISSNALIAAEVERYDAGLVFRSGDAGSLAESLASTDDDRLMQRLCEGALGLGQRIAPSKAEWGRRMVDIYTGRSGLFAQ
- the repC gene encoding plasmid replication protein RepC, producing MERGNVTTPFGRRAMTLGMLARQIAAGDIPPKQSVDKWKLFRTVCEAKSAIGVSDRSLAVLNALLSFYPGAELSSENGLVVFPSNAQLSLRTHGMAGTTLRRHLACLVEAGLIVRRDSPNGKRYARKSRNGAIGEAFGFDLSPLLARTEEFRAAAAKLAAEKQHLRLVRERLSLCRRDIAKLLDLSRQSNPDADCQAFESAFGQLNAGLPRNAPVGFLEALLEKLGKLREQLTNRLEILLNSQKTATNDHQNGRHKQNSNPDFQFESEPGLGKDGEVSLADDCSRTESAGRTGKPHQQRPDETSSRLPDSVSPAPPVDRLRRQIPLPAVLQACPQIADYGPSGRVANWKDLMTAAIVVRTMLNVSADAFEDACLVLGYENAATLMACILERADRINSPGGYLRDLTQRARQQAFSLAPMVGALSQARRQGLRGSQSA